The sequence below is a genomic window from Canis aureus isolate CA01 chromosome 11, VMU_Caureus_v.1.0, whole genome shotgun sequence.
AACCTCTTACTGACATCCTGTATATATTAAACAAATGGACAAGAGTGGTGAGGTACTTACAGATGCAGCCCACTATTCGCTTGTTGGTGATAGATGGGACTAAATTAGGGTCTTCTTTggtgcctgcagctgcctttggGGCTAGAATATTGTATGGGTCCTGAAAAAGAATTAAGCCATTATGCCAAATGACCCGTAGCCTCCAGAGGCTAGTGGTACTGTTCCCACAAGTCAGGTTTCCTATCTCAGATGCTCCCAGAGAGGAACCTGCTCTGATCCCATCCAAGATCATGAACCCCAGAGAAGACACAAAAAGGAGTTTCTCACCAGTCCCTTCCGTGCGGCCATCATGACCTCCCTCTCCAGCCCTGTCGCCTGCTCGTCATCAGTAGGAACACCACCTAAAGGAAAATACGTGAATTTTGATATTGTCTGAATTATCAGGACGACAAATGCATATACATAAATGTTTACATACAGTTTACAAACTCCTAAAGGCTACTCATACACATTGTCTCCTAAGGACCACGGTCCTGATACCCCAAAGCGGCAGCCCCGGGtaatcttttcttccttcaatcACGGAGGCCAGTATTTCTGCACATTTTCCCTAAAAGCAAGTCAGAGTCCTAGTAGGGTTCATCGCACTTGAGGTGAGCGCGGGTCTGAAGGGCAGCTTGGCCTCTCCACATCCCGGTTGCAACCCCTGTGCCCCAAGGTCACCTGGCACCtcggtttaaattttttttttttttattataggcacacagtgagagagagagaggcagagacacaggcagagggagaagcaggctccatgcaccgggagcccgacgtgggattcgatcccgggtctccaggatcgcgccctgggccaaaggcaggcgtcaaaccgctgcgccacccagggatccccctcggTTTAAGATTTATCGCAACCGGGGGCAGTTCGGTGAggggcagcacaggggaccaggATAACTGGGAGACCCCCACGGAGGCGGAGTCACTCGGGGCCCCCGAGCGGTCACTGGGGCCCCGAGACGCTGAACGGCCCGCCCCGCTTCGCTGCCCAGGCACCACCCCGGGAAGGCAACGGCACGGTTCCCTGACGCGCCGGGCAGGCCGAGTACCTCCAGACGCCATTGAGCGCACCGCGGCGACTCCATTGGGACCGCGAGCCCTGAGGGCCTGCGCGGCCAGCGCTCCAACTCCGCGAAGTAACCTTGAAGCCATCACGCCCGCTACAAACAGCAGCACTTCCGGGAGCAAGCTCCGGAGAGAAGCGCGACTTCCGCTTCCTCTCAGGCCTCGAGCCCGCCCCACTCACGTGACTCTGGCAGGGGACGGAGGAGTCCGCGCATGCCTGGTTCCCGCTCGCGTCCTCTGCCGCGCAGCGCGGGAGGCGGGGGCGCGGTCTGGCTGTGGCGTGTACGAGGGCTCCTCGGGCCGTGCCCTTTACGAACGCCGGGGCAGCTCGTTTTGCGCCAGCTGGACTCCGTGGCCTCGACCATAGAGTTAGGCGACCACGGTGGACTTCCTGTGCAGCTTTCCTGCTAGTTGTGCTCTGTAAATGAGGCGGCCGCTTGATAGAAGTCCTAAGCCCGAGTCTGTCAGACCTGCTGGACCCAAATTTGAGGGCGGGCTCGGTAAGGCCAGTGTTAACCGGTAGGCGGGTCCCCGGGCAGTGTGAGGCATCGGGGACTTGCTGAATTGGCCCGTCTGTGAGCACTTGGGCAGGACCTACGGGCACTGTTACAGTGGAGGTGAGGTCCAGGCCTGAGGTGGGACCCGAAGGGGAAGGAGGTTGGGGCAGGTTCTGTGTGGTTTGAACTTTGTTTTGAAGTTGGgtattaggactttttttttttttttttttttttttttttttggtgttcaatttgccaacatacagcataacacccagtgctcatcccatcaagtgcccccgtcagtgccggcccacctcccttccactaccccttgttcgtttcccagagttaggagtctctcatgttgtctccctgatatttcccacgcattttctctcctttcccttttattccctttcactattttttatattccccaaatgaatgagaacatataatgtttgtccttctccgattgacttacttcactcagcataataccctccagttccatccacgttgaagcaaatggtgggtatttgtcgtttctaatagctgagtaatattccatccaATATAGTAATCATTCCATTCcaatatacatagaccacatcttctttatccattcatctttccatggacaccaaggctccttccacagtttggctattgtggacattgctggtatTAGGACTTTCTTAATGAACTGTCCCACCTGGAGTGGAGAGGACTATTATGTCACTGACACCGGAGTAACAGCAGTGCGTCCATGTGACAGACTTCTAAGAGGTTTGGTCAACAACTCGAGAGTGTTCAGTCTGGGCAAAGCCACTCTTTCTTCATCTAAATATAGTTCCTGAAGACCTTGACACCCTTCCTCCCGCCCTAGTGATGCTACTTTTGGTCAGCAGTGGTGACCATGCAGCAGTCTTGGAGAAGGGGCATCTGTGCCGGCCTTGGCACTCCGAGGCAGTGGCATGATTGGTTTAGTGATCCCTTCGAAGCAGCCCACATTCCTGCCAACACTGGTGCCCTGCAGTGCCGGTGCTCTGATATCCAGCTTTTAGTTGAAAGGGCTGACTCTACCCAGCGTGGAAAGGTACACCTCAACTAAATTTGGACTTTCTTTCATCTCCCCTTTGCCTAGAACAATTGCATAATTAACCTGTCACTGGTTTGAAGTATGTTATTTCCTAATTGCCTTATAAAGAGGTCCTGTATGCTATTGGCttgtgaaatataaattttaattcccTGAGTGAACatgtgttaaataaattattggtAAGTACAATCTCAGTCTCTGAGCATAGTTtgccacaaacaaacaaaaagagcaaGAAGAGAAGCTGAGAATGGGAAATGAAGTCACCGAAGGTACCTGGGCCAGAGGTTTCTGTTTAATACTGAAAACATCTTTCATAGCTCCTGTTGCCCACAAGCCAAGGTGTGCAAGGTTCTTAGAAGGGTGGGCGTTTAAAAGTGTAAAcactggggaatccctgggtggctcagcggtttagcccctgccttcagcccagggcctgatcctggagacccgggatcgagtcccatgtcaggctccctgcatggagcctgcttctccctctgcctgtgtctctgcctctctctctgtctctcatgaataaataaataaactctttaaaaaataataaaagtttaaacactgcccccccccccaatggcTGCTGGGACTCGGTTCACATTGTCAGCACAGCCCTATCTTAATCTGATTCCGTGCAGTATGTTTCCATACCAGATGGAGAATCCCTTCAGAGCAATGATTATGCCCTATTCATCTTTGAATCCTCAGTGGCTTCTAGAAGGCCAGCATGTAATTGGATCAAGTAAATTTTAGCCAATTTACTTCTTGGAGAGAGTCTACAGAAtaagttttctagggctgctacTGGCCCAGTGAGGTCAATTTGAGGTAAACTGGGGAGGGCTGAAGTCCCAGGTGTTTCCATCTGTCCCATGCAGGCTACATTTTCAAAAGGACCTGGTGGAGCATTCCTTCACAGAAGCACATTTGGTCTTCACTGGACTTCACTCCCTCTACCAAGAAAAATATAGAGTCTCTTCTGAGGCAAATTTCTTACTCCTCTTTAAAAGTGGGTTTTCTTTGAATGGCTTACAGTGTGACTCCCTTCTCTTACCTCCAGTGCAACCACTCcaaattaaattggaaaaaaaaaaattccaggggatccctgggtggcgcagtggtttggcgcctgcctttggcccagggcgcgatcctggggacctgggatcgagtcccacgtcgggctcccggtgcgtggagcctgcttctccctctgcttatgtctctgcctctctctctctctgtgtgactatcataaataaatttaaaaatttttttttaaattccataaatCTTAGGAATGTTCCCCAAGAATCTACAGTTGATTTGTACCTATGGTTTGATGTTTAATGCTAGGGGAAAAG
It includes:
- the COX5B gene encoding cytochrome c oxidase subunit 5B, mitochondrial isoform X2 encodes the protein MASRLLRGVGALAAQALRARGPNGVAAVRSMASGGGVPTDDEQATGLEREVMMAARKGLDPYNILAPKAAAGTKEDPNLVPSITNKRIVGCICEEDNSTVIWFWLHKGEAQRCPSCGTHYKLVPHQLAH